Below is a window of Aeromonas veronii DNA.
GAGATGCCGAAGTTGTAAGGCCAGAGGGAGTTTTTGCGGCCCCAGTTGACTGTGTCTTGCAGCACCTCCTCGAGACGGCCCATCATGATGCCGCGCGTCGCTTCTTGCGCCAGTGGGTCATCGACGGTCTGGCGCTGCTCCTGGGGGTAGCGCTCAACGGGTGCATCCGGGTCAATCCGGGTCAGGGTGTACTTCATGGTGCAACCTCAAGGAAAGGGTCTGTGGTTCAATCACTGTTTTTGTTGTTCAGCTGCGGTTTGCGCGGTGACCAGTCCAGTGCGCCGATGCGCCAGAGGTAGATCAGGCCGATAAGCAGCAGTCCGATGAAAATGGTGGCTTCAATAAAGCCGACCCAGCCGCTCTCCCGCACGGAGACAGACCAGGCGAACAGGTAAAGGGCCTCGACGTCGAAGATGACGAAGAACATAGCGACCAGATAGAACTTGGCGGAAAAACGCAGGCGGGCACTGCCGACCGAGTCGACACCAGATTCAAATGGCTTGTTCTTGGTGCGGCCGTAGGCACGACCTCCCAACAGGGCGGCCAAACCTATCATCACCAGACAGATGGTGATGGCACCGATGACATAAATGGCAAAAGCCCAATGTTGAGCAGAAATATCAGCAAACATAGAGGTTTTTCCTAACCAAATTAATCAAGTGACTTAACAATAATGTTACGCATTATGACACTTTCGTACTGATTTACATGTCATTTTTACGGGTTAATTATTAATCGGTTAACTGGTAATTAAATTTTGTTAAGAAGCGCACTTTTTTGTTGGTTATGGCGGGCGGGAAAGAGTTGGAAAGTGCAGCAAGCTGCTTCGCGCCCTCACCTGAAAGGGGTAAATATCGCGTGTGAAGCCGGGTCTTGTCGGCATCGCGGACCGGGAGCCTGGGTGGGCGAAGAGTGTGATGGCGGGTGAGATAGGGGCTATGACAAGGGTGATAAAAAGAGAGGCTCGCAAGCCTCTCCTGTCGTGACGATCCGGTTATAGGAATGAGTGGTCAGGGTTTGAGCAGTTGCAGCGACTCTTCTGCTGCCTTGCCTTGAGAGAGGGTGATATCGACCCGGCGGTTCGCCTGGCGATGTTCAGCCGTGTCATTGGCAAAGCGGGGTTGGGTATCGGCAACCCCCTGAGCGATGACCCGTCTGGCATCCAGATGGGGGTTGGTCAGCATGGTCTGCACGATGGAAGAAGCCCGCAGTACAGAGAGCTCCCAGTTGTTGCGATAGAGCTCCACCGGCGCCTGGGAATCATCGGTATGGCCGGTGACCACCACCTGCCCCGGAATGTTGGCCAGAATGCCGGAAATCTTGTTGACCAGCGGGATGAACTGGGGTTGCAAGAATGCCGAGTCAGCGGGAAATAGCGCCTTCTCGCCGATGCGGATCACCAACTGACTGCCAAGCTGCTCGACCTCCAGATCCTTGGATTCGATCTGGGCCTTGAGCTGCTGTTCCAGTTGCTGCTTGGTCACCTGTACCCACTCCTGCTCCTTTGTCTTGTGGGGCCAGGATTCGGTGGCGCTCGGTTTTTCCGAGGCACCTATGGTCTCGTTGAAGGGGTCCGATGCCGCCAAGGGGGCATCTTTCTCCAGCACCGTCTCTTCTTTCGGGCTGCTCGGCGTAGTTTTCGATTCCGGTTCAAGAATCCCTGTGCCCCCCTGCATCAAGGGTGAGCCGGCAGGCGGGGAGATGAGGCCGATTTTACCCAGCGACTCGATAAAGCCCTGGATAAGCACCCGGGTTTCGGACTGCTTTGCCATGGCAAAGGAGTAGAGCACCACAAACAGGGCGAACAGCAGGGTCATGAAGTCGGCATAGGAGACTAGCCAGCGTTCGTGGTTCTCCGGTGCTTCAGCCTTTTTCTTTTTGGCCACCGTGACCTCCCAGATAAGGTTCGAGGGTAACTTGCAGGCGCGCCTGCGACTCACCATCCACGATGCAGAGAATGCCGGTCAGGGTCATCTCCTTGTAGTGGCGGATCTGGTGGGCAAACCCCTTGTAGCGGTTGCCGAACGGCAAGAAGATCAGGTTGGCGGCGGATACCCCGTAGATGGTGGCGATAAAGGCCACCGCGATGGCGCCACCCAGCTTGTCCGGGGCATCCAGCAGACCCATGGCGTGGATCAGGCCAAATACCGCGCCGACGATCCCCATGGTCGGGCAGTAGCCGCCCATGGCTTCATAGAATTTGACCGTCTGTTCGAGATCTTCCTGTTCAAATTCGATCTCATTCTCCAGCACCTCGTGGATTTTGGCCTTCTCGTAACCATCGACCATCATCTGCACCCCTTTCTTCAGGAAGGGATCCTTAATCTCCTCGATCATCCCTTCCAGCGCCAGCATACCGCTGCGGCGGGCGTTGCCTGCCAGGGTTTCCAGCAACTGGGCTTGTTCCAGCATGTCGAG
It encodes the following:
- a CDS encoding NADH-quinone oxidoreductase subunit A — protein: MFADISAQHWAFAIYVIGAITICLVMIGLAALLGGRAYGRTKNKPFESGVDSVGSARLRFSAKFYLVAMFFVIFDVEALYLFAWSVSVRESGWVGFIEATIFIGLLLIGLIYLWRIGALDWSPRKPQLNNKNSD
- a CDS encoding flagellar motor protein MotB — its product is MAKKKKAEAPENHERWLVSYADFMTLLFALFVVLYSFAMAKQSETRVLIQGFIESLGKIGLISPPAGSPLMQGGTGILEPESKTTPSSPKEETVLEKDAPLAASDPFNETIGASEKPSATESWPHKTKEQEWVQVTKQQLEQQLKAQIESKDLEVEQLGSQLVIRIGEKALFPADSAFLQPQFIPLVNKISGILANIPGQVVVTGHTDDSQAPVELYRNNWELSVLRASSIVQTMLTNPHLDARRVIAQGVADTQPRFANDTAEHRQANRRVDITLSQGKAAEESLQLLKP
- a CDS encoding flagellar motor protein, translated to MSLIGLLLALIAILGGNMIEGGHPSALLDLPAFLIVIGGTIGAALTQFPFSVVGSTMKRFKWLLSPLKLDMLEQAQLLETLAGNARRSGMLALEGMIEEIKDPFLKKGVQMMVDGYEKAKIHEVLENEIEFEQEDLEQTVKFYEAMGGYCPTMGIVGAVFGLIHAMGLLDAPDKLGGAIAVAFIATIYGVSAANLIFLPFGNRYKGFAHQIRHYKEMTLTGILCIVDGESQARLQVTLEPYLGGHGGQKEKG